A stretch of DNA from Penaeus monodon isolate SGIC_2016 chromosome 20, NSTDA_Pmon_1, whole genome shotgun sequence:
NNNNNNNNNNNNNNNNNNNNNNNNNNNNNNNNNNNNNNNNNNNNNNNNNNNNNNNNNNNNNNNNNNNNNNNNNNNNNNNNNNNNNNNNNNNNNNNNNNNNNNNNNNNNNNNNNNNNNNNNNNNNNNNNNNNNNNNNNNNNNNNNNNNNNNNNNNNNNNNNNNNNNNNNNNNNNNNNNNNNNNNNNNNNNNNNNNNNNNNNNNNNNNNNNNNNNNNNNNNNNNNNNNNNNNNNNNNNNNNNNNNNNNNNNNNNNNNNNNNNNNNNNNNNNNNNNNNNNNNNNNNNNNNNNNNNNNNNNNNNNNNNNNNNNNNNNNNNNNNNNNNNNNNNNNNNNNNNNNNNNNNNNNNNNNNNNNNNNNNNNNNNNNNNNNNNNNNNNNNNNNNNNNNNNNNNNNNNNNNNNNNNNNNNNNNNNNNNNNNNNNNNNNNNNNNNNNNNNNNNNNNNNNNNNNNNNNNNNNNNNNNNNNNNNNNNNNNNNNNNNNNNNNNNNNNNNNNNNNNNNNNNNNNNNNNNNNNNNNNNNNNNNNNNNNNNNNNNNNNNNNNNNNNNNNNNNNNNNNNNNNNNNNNNNNNNNNNNNAACCATAGCAGACAGTACGTGCACCCAGCAACAAAGCGTTAATCACAAGCTACTTCTAAAACCTACTTTCTGAAGGAACAGATATCTTTTGGTCTagttatacacattttttataaaGATGTAGTGATATTATCTCAAATACAGCATTTCATTAACTATATTACATCAAGTTTTTGctgatatcaaagtataaaattCTTTAGCTTTAGAAGAAAGTTAACTAGCAGGATTTTACACACACTCAAGCTATACTTTTTTCAAGTTCAATATTCTACTACCCTACAAAATAAACATGTTTTTGCACAAACAATTTCATATGTATTAATTcatatacatcatttatatatgtgcaaCTCTAGCTGGCCTTACCAATCACAAATCTAACCTTTGAACATTCCTATACACACAAAACTGATTTTCTTTTTGTAGGTTATTTGCCTGATTACTATTGGTCTCCAGTGTGATGTTATTGCCAGAAAACATTGACTTACTACACAGATAAGTGCACTTTGATTATGTATTAGAAGTGAACCAGCAATAACCACAGCATACACTGATGAATTTGTAACATTCACAAGAACTTTAGGATTATACCTACAAATCTATTGACTGTTTAGGGCCAACTGTGCNNNNNNNNNNNNNNNNNNNNNNNNNNNNNNNNNNNNNNNNNNNNNNNNNNGAAATTGAATAATTTGAACCACTACAAGTTCATTAACTTCATAAATACCATCTCTAATCCAATGTGGGCCAGTTCTTTCCCATTAATTCATACAGCTTCTCCTCTGTGCTTAGTAACCTATAACTGTTCTACGTGACTTCACTGCCCGATTACTCACCTGGCTCAGGTTCAGCGGCTGTCTCTTGTACTGCAGGTTCTGCAATTGCAATAAGTGTCAGAGCCGAGGCTTAGCATTTCCATATAGCATAAAACGTGTTCCCCCTTGGCCTTGCAGAAGCAAACAAATTCACacaacataaatagaaaaaaaaaaatcacacaacttagtacacacacattcagaataataatgatgatgcagaCAAGTGACATAGATGACAGGAGAAAATCTAACAGAATACTCTAGACAGGCCAATGAAGATGAGCCTAACAGATGGATTCTCAAAAACTCTGGATTCCTGAGACTGGGTAGAGAGGATGGATACAGTGCAAAAGGCATGAGAGTAAGAtacaaggagagggaaggaggggggaatggaaaggaatAAATAGAGTGGGAGGAAAANNNNNNNNNNNNNNNNNNNNNNNNNNNNNNNNNNNNNNNNNNNNNNNNNNNNNNNNNNNNNNNNNNNNNNNNNNNNNNNNNNNNNNNNNNNNNNNNNNNNNNNNNNNNNNNNNNNNNNNNNNNNNNNNNNNNNNNNNNNNNNAGAGAAATACTTCCTCCATAGAGAAACAGAATCAACATGTGTCTAAAGTTTTCCCAGTCTATAACATTTACATATCAATNNNNNNNNNNNNNNNNNNNNNNNNNNNNNNNNNNNNNNNNNNNNNNNNNNNNNNNNNNNNNNNNNNNNNNNNNNNNNNNNNNNNNNNNNNNNNNNNNNNNNNNNNNNNNNNNNNNNNNNNNNNNNNNNNNNNNAACAAGAAATTAGAATGGTCCTTAAACCAGTGCAAAGGAGAGACTACGTGTTTCCTACAAGCCCAGGAGGGAACACACACTCCCAACCCTCTCTTTccacaagagagagaaagtcctaagcaccacacaacaaacaccagtTTAAGCTCAGCCTTAAGCTAATATTACCAGCCAATAATGGGAACATGTTCACATTCAATTCATGAAAATACACAACTTACAgtacaaatgcataaataagcGTTTACGACTAATGGTCTCTACCCTCTCTTCAaatcatgtatgtacatatttttttttctttcctagttaagcatgtatatatcttttaaaggTGAGATATTTCTGTTGTtcttatcaatgatgatgatatatgttctGAAACAAATTATGTTCTGTGAAAcctttatctataaaattttagtGTAATTCTGGTACTGCAAGAAAATCATGCaatcctaaaaaaaattatatattaaattttatatacattggaATTATTAGTCTATTCATTGCATTGCCTAATTCTTCTTTCTATATGGCTACTGaagtatatatcattttatttaaaatataaagaaaaacaaaaaaacacaggcaTGCCATGCTATTTAGTTTATCTAATTTACAACACTCTCAATGTAAATTTCAAATCTTAAGATTTATATTTTGCTTAACATTTTCTTTGGGGAGGAagcaaaatttttggtttttaattcaaTCTATCTTACTTCCAGGTGGAAAATACCTTTACTCTTAATCTACATCTGGGAAATCATCACAAGCCTCAAAATGTCCAAGGTTCCTTTATAGACGTGATCTAGCATCATACTTTGtaataaaatccaaaaaatacCTATATGGATCTTGATTTATAGTCACTACATCATTCATTTCAACATGCTATATTCTTCTAAACCATCTCTCAGTATATATCTTATACCCACTTTACTGAAAAGAGCAAAATAACTATAATGACTGAaagtttgagggggggagggggagggggggaaaaaaaagcagtcCTGAAGCTCTGAAAGTTTGGCAAGGAATGCAAGATAAGAGATGTCATGCCCCAAAACAGGGAGCCGAGGTACCACAGTCCTCTATCCCATCACCAACTCACCACCCACAAATGAGAAAGCCCCAGCAGACATGCCGGTATCACCAGCAGGCACAGTCGCTCCCCCAAAGTCAGCCCCAAAGCCCGTACAATCCCCTTGAGGNNNNNNNNNNNNNNNNNNNNNNNNNNNNNNAAGGTCAGTGGCAGGCAGGAACCCCTCTCCATCACCAACTGTGGTAATTTGGGAGGAAAGGGGCTCTGAAAACCCGGggccctcctccgcctccggTTGAGATATAGCCTCTTCCGTTGGCTGAGAAGGCTGAGGTGAGGCCCAGGGATCTTCTCCCATGGGCTGAGGCGCGAAGTCCTCTGAACCAaagacaggaggaggagcagcttTGTCTGGAGCAGAGGCATCAACATTGGCAGAAAGAATAGAGTATAGTCATCTCACGCAAACTGGCTCATATTTCTGTTACGAGGGTCCCCCTTAACATGGCAAATGATAGTAACTTGGATGAAGTCCTCAGTAGTTTGTTTT
This window harbors:
- the LOC119585716 gene encoding uncharacterized protein LOC119585716 (The sequence of the model RefSeq protein was modified relative to this genomic sequence to represent the inferred CDS: added 129 bases not found in genome assembly) — its product is MKWIPPPEFLAREQDQLAGLEDDLAPSAAQSEQPAAPIGLDGDADLFGGVPVNGAPDLESFEMLGRDEVAQDKAAPPPVFGSEDFAPQPMGEDPWASPQPSQPTEEAISQPEAEEGPGFSEPLSSQITTVGDGEGFLPATDLAGAAAEAATAPQGDCTGFGADFGGATVPAGDTGMSAGAFSFVGEPAVQETAAEPEPARSPVPPVVREEPEKIKLWREQQRLRLEEKDAA